DNA from Hwangdonia lutea:
GCCTCCAGACTCATAAACCACATCGTATTCTACGTTAACTGTTCCGGAGCACACATCGTAAGTACCTTCTCCTACTTGACTAAAGGCATATACATACCCATCGTTATCGGTTCCGCCAACTTGTTGCTCGAATGTGGCGCTCCCCTTTGTAGCTCCTTCGGCTACAGGTGTTAAAGTGATATCCACTTTAGCATTTGGGAAAGGCCCATAGGCAATTAAATCACCCTGAAAGGTCACCACGTCTCCATTAACACTGCCCACAACCGTGAACGTGCCAAAAGGAGTTTCATTTTGAACATTTGTATTGTTAAAAACATCGGTGGTCGAGCTACACTCGTCATCAGCAATGTTCACTCTTATAAATGCTTTTGTTGGACTGTCCAACCCTAACCCGATATTCAGGTTAGGGTTGCTCGTACTTTCAATATAAATATCGACACTTCTATCTTCCAAACTACCCGATACATTATCGATAGTGCTTATAAATAAAGGCTCAGAGGTGTAACTCCCTTTCTCTATCAATAAGGTTTTGGTTGACAAGGTATAGTCTACACCTTCGGTCGCATTGTTTTCAACAACCGAAAGGTTAACGGTAATATCTTCTTTGGGTTCGTAGCCCAATAAATCAATTACAATGGATTCTGGTGATACACTGGCATCAAATTCGTTTATGGTTACCGATTCGGCTTGAAACGCAATAAACTCATATACGGGATCTGTAACACTATCGTCGCTGCTGCATGACACAACTGCAACCAAGGATAGCAGTAAGATGAACGATTTAATATTTTTCATTGTTTATATATTTATGTTTTTATTCATTTTTAAGTAACCACATGTCGCCGTTTACAGTATCTCCATTAGGGTATTGACTGTTTATTGCGGCTTCAAGGTTTTCTCTGTTTGACTGAATTTCACTTTCTGGATACATCCATCGTTTTGGGATGTTGCCGTCATTTAAAATGCCTGGTCCATCGGTAGAAAATTCTGGGAATCCGGTTCTTCTTTGGTTGTAAAATGCTTCCCAACCCGAGTTCATAAAAAATGACAAATATTTCTGTGTTATAATCATTTCAATGCCTTGAGATGCGTTGTAAACAATTTGTGGGTTTGCCAAGTACGTGTCGATAGCAGCGCTGTCTATATTATAAAACTGCATAGAAGCGCGAATTCCATTTTGGTAATGCTCACTCGCATCTCCGCTAGTCCATCCTCTGGCTGCCGCTTCTGCCAATATAAACTGCACCTCGGCATAACCAATGGCTATACTTGGCTCGTTTACGGGATCATTATAATATCGTTCTGCAATCAATGAACCTTCGCCTTGAGACACTCTAGCAGAATTTGCCGATGCCAAATCGCTTCCGGGTAAACCGCCATAGGCATTAAAATCATCTTCAGGAAGATTTGCACCATTTTCTTCGCGTTGAGCAAAGGCAAAAAGTCTTGGATCTTCTCTGTCTTTAAGATGATTTATAAACGATTCGTCCATGTAATAATTCGTTTTAATTTGATTGGAATTAAAATATGGATACTCGTTACCATCTAAATCATAATATGGCAATGCAGTATTATCATCATTTGATGTAAATATGGGATATTGACTCGGATTATTCACAATGGCATTAAACCTGCTTACCACACCAACGTTAAAATTACCCTCTTTTTTTGACAATGACATTAAAATACGCAAACTCAATGCGTTTACCGCTTTACGCCATTTTGATAAATCACCGCCGTAAATTAGGTCGCC
Protein-coding regions in this window:
- a CDS encoding SusD/RagB family nutrient-binding outer membrane lipoprotein; the protein is MKNIKLLYSLILLITLGSCTNFDDFQNDPNRTTKGDPSLLLTGIQISAFNIVSTDAAFASRQMVNVEHNNTYQLYGWQRSGFGTYNNLRQVLKMEEEATLAGKTAYAALGKFFRSYFMTDLTRTFGDVPYSEALKGSADEPIFTAKYDKQEDIYIGILDELDEANTLLSSETGTISGDLIYGGDLSKWRKAVNALSLRILMSLSKKEGNFNVGVVSRFNAIVNNPSQYPIFTSNDDNTALPYYDLDGNEYPYFNSNQIKTNYYMDESFINHLKDREDPRLFAFAQREENGANLPEDDFNAYGGLPGSDLASANSARVSQGEGSLIAERYYNDPVNEPSIAIGYAEVQFILAEAAARGWTSGDASEHYQNGIRASMQFYNIDSAAIDTYLANPQIVYNASQGIEMIITQKYLSFFMNSGWEAFYNQRRTGFPEFSTDGPGILNDGNIPKRWMYPESEIQSNRENLEAAINSQYPNGDTVNGDMWLLKNE